The Trichoderma breve strain T069 chromosome 2, whole genome shotgun sequence DNA segment ATTTGACTGCTTACTGAATATCACCCGACCTTTGGGCAGTTCTAGCTCGTGTTGACCAACGGTGTTCCCGACAGTTATACGGAAGGCCTTGAAGTCACCAACGGAAAATCCACAAGGCGGAGTGCATCTGGCCAAATGACGGGAAattggaagatggaggcgtGCTTAGGTACGGTATGAGACTGGTCGGTTCAAGTACCCATGGTGTATGAATCAATGCCTATTATGATTTGATGTGCCATGTCCTATTTACCCAAGGTACtcgttgagatggaggagataTTTGTCACGAGGGTGAGCAAGAGAAACTGAGCACAGTGAATCGAATCTGATGTCTTATTCTCTCCCAGCTGTTGTCTTGGAGAGCAATGACTTTTGTCTTGGGCGGCATAATATTGAGGTGGGGTAATTTTACTTGCAAATGAAATGTCTTTCAAGAGCCAATCAATCCTTGGCAAACGAAGAGATTGGCTCAGCGCAACACGCAATACGgcgcaaaagcaaaaaaagaaaaagaaaaaaaaaaatatgaaTGAACCCgaccttttttctttcgtgtGGTGGTTGGCGTTATTTTAGTGGCTTGCCGCCTAATCGTCATTTTGGAGCTGCATGCAATTCCCCGGACGTGCCTTAACAGCCACTGAGCGCCATCCGTCGTCTGACGGGTTTTGATGCCCATTAAGTTGCCTCCTCATTTCaattttttcccttcccttaCCAAGCACTTTTGTACGTCGGTTTTCCTTCCCTCTCCTTGCAGTGCCGCAGTCTACAGTGTTTTCTGTCTTTTTCGCCCTTCTGGCCCGTTGGCTACGTCTCCGCTGCGAATCTGTCATTCTTCAGCTCGTGGCCACCCTGTTGCATTCCTGTCCAGGCGAGACAAGAGACTCTTCCATCCTCCATCGTCTGGCCCTTCTTGTTCCTGCACCGCCCCCTCTGTCGCTTGCAATCTCCGTATCGGCACGCGAGCACGAGACCGGGTGGGCGTCGCGTAAAGTGCCAGCAAATCTCATCTCGCCGGGCCACCCAAACTGAACCTGAACCTGTATCTGCGCCCATTCTGTGCAACAtctctccatctgcttccACCGTCGCCCGAAGGGACACCACGAGCCCTGTGAAGACGTTTCCTCCTTAGGCATTGCTTGGGGGCGTACGGCTGCCCACGAACTAAGCCTGGAAATTGACTGCCGACTGGAAAAAAACGGCTGACGACGCCTCATCATCCAACCATCCTTCGCCGTGAAATGCGTGTcttgtcgtcttcgtcgaACTACCAATCAACAATTTGAATAGGTCTACGCAGCATGGGGGAAGCCATGGATGTCGCAAACTGTGACGACGCAAAGAGCGTTCGCAGTCTGAGGATGGATCTGGACGAGAGGGTCGTTGAATGTCAGGAGGATGTCGAGATGCGGCCGGACGACTCCGACGACGGCAGTTTCTCCTCGCTCATGACCACATCCATGGTAGCGACATTTCTCAACACTACCTCGAGTCCCGTTTCTCCCGGCCCGTCAAGCCCATCTTTCCAGATGGCCAAGAGCACGTCTTTTGTTCCGCCCGCGCGGCCCAGTAGTACGCCGTTCCCACATCCCGAAACTCGAAGCCCGCAAATCTGCTGCCTGGGGGATTCAGAGTCCTGCCCCGACGCCAGTGGCTGGGACGAGTCGTCGACCGAATCCGTTGACGCTGCGGCCGCAAGTCCGCCTGCGCGGCATTTCGAACAACTTCCCACCGAAGTCCATGAGGCGATTCTCGATCACATATTCGGATACTGCGTGTCTGCTACGTCGAGAAGCACAATGAGGATTTCCAGTTTGACTAGGGGGTGGAGCACGGCACTTCGCCATTCGCGGAGGCGGGAGCTCACTGCATTAGCTCTGGTCAACCGTGTATGGAGTGTCTTGGTCCAGCAGAGGCTATTCCGGCacatcaagctcaaggcgACGCTTGATTCCATCAACAATGCTATGGACTTTTTGGTTGAACGACCCCATCTTTCGTCGTATATCAAGCACATTGAGATTTGGTTTCCCGTTTTCCAACCGACATACGGACCGTTGGCGTTGTCGAACACTCTCACATTACCCACCGTAACGACAGATGGGCTGACCAATGCCACATACACATTGCCGGGGAACAACTGTACCCTTGAGCAAGTGTTTCAATTCGTTGCCGCCGCGCTTCCCGAGACCAAAGTACTCACTCTGGAAGGTGGGGAACGACGCAAGGCTCCCCGAGTGGTTCACTTTGACATGAGGATACCGGGCTTGGCAGCGGAGGATCggcaacttcttcctctAAGCTCGGTGACCACTTTGGTAACCAAAGGCCAGTGGAATTTGATGAGGGATGGCGATGACTTCAGAATCCTCATGGAGGCATTGCCTAATCTGGAAGAGTGGCAGGGATCTTACAGCAAGCCGAAATCTAAGAGTTATATCACAGCCTCAGATTTCCTGCCGCTCTTACCAAGCCACGTTACAAATCTTTCACTCTGCATGGAAAGCGATTATCGACGAGAAGGGGTGATGCCAGCTTTTTACTACAAAGTGGCACAAAAGGCTCACCTCTGTGCCAGCATGGCCCGAGTCTTACCATCGTTGGAGCACTTTGCTTACACTGGTCGTGTTTGCCACCACTTCTTTGATGCAGCAATGCGATTAGCCGATCCCCTGACGACGAAGCTCAAATCCATTGATATCACCGTCAAGAATTGCTGTCGTCAGTCCTTCAGCTTTCACGACTCCGGCTCTGGAATCCAGGATATGGCATTTATCGAGGCGtttgagaagcttgttgTTTCTGCGGTCCGATCGATGGATAAGTTCAAGGGGATCGAGTACTTGAGGATTCGATTTGTTGATCTAGGTTTGTTTAACCGGCCTGTCATTTCTCACCAAAGGCAACTGCTAATATCAGGGCTAGATTCCGTGTTGCCACCGTTGAACCCGTATTTCCTCATGCAGAATGGGAAATGCACTGGGGTCTGGAGTGACTACATCATCACTGAAATGAATAGGGTTCGACCTAATACCACATTTCCCGGATTGAGCGATACCTTTGGAAACATTGTCTacagcaaagatggccgGATGATTATCGCGCCTGAGCCATCTAGACCACGCATCACCTCTCTTAAACTGTCTAATTATCGATCACTTGCCACTCGAATTACCATTCAGTAACTACGTGATGAAATTTTGTCAGCTGGAGAGATCATATCAAAAGCCACTTGCACTGGGAATATTGAGCAAGTATTTTCTCACTTTTATTCCAATGGAACACAAAAAACAAACCGAAAAACTATCAAAAACCATTTATGGAACAAATACATTGGCGGAAAGGCAAACAGAAATgtcatctcttcttctatttttaaGGCGTTTGCAACTCTTTTATCACACAGCACGAAGCGAGGGTTATGGGATCTGGGTTCTCAAGTTTTCGTCCCGCGATTTTTCTACTTCTTGATTTTTCATACCCTGGGACAGTCAAATAATGCGAAACACAGCTCGGAGTTGGTTTGTTAAACTCAGTAATCATGGATATATGGGGTTCAGGGCTGCAGTTGGTTTTGATGTTATTGTTGCTTAGCATTTTGCTTTGGTAGGGTAATTCTGGGGGGGTTGGCAAAGCACggaggagggagatgggGGCTCTGCAATGAGATTGAGATATATCTGGGTGAAGTAAGGTTGAGATACCCGTAATGAAATATTTGAGATTTATGCTACCAATGGCCTGACGCAACTACATTCGTTTTATATGGTGACCTACAGATGTCTCTTACTTGCTGAGGTCTTGCGGAATGCTTCTTGTGATGCACTTGACACTGGTTCTTAGGTCATTCATGTGCTAACTTTGGTGATTGTGCAGAATATGAAGTGAAGCTGCAGCCTGACCGCAATGAGCTGGATATTGTCGTCCTAGTCGTTGTTCCATGTTTTCTAGTATCACCACTCTTCTATACTATCTCTACTCTTCTTTACTATCTGGTATCAAGAAGATACTCATCTGATACCTCCTCATTTCATTGTATAATGTGATATGCCGGATAGCTACTCCCCCCAAGACCCATCAAGCCATCAATACAGAATTCCGCAAAACGATGCTAACTTATATCAAGATCGCCCTCGGGCAGaatctcgccatcaccgcctAACGCCAGCTGCAAACACTTTGGCCGCACGCCTCCGTGCGTGCACCTATAAATGCCCTTTAAATAGTTCTACAactttccttctccttctctcttctctctcctcctcattttcccctctctcttccaagccTCCAACCACGCCATCTATTCTGGTAACCATGGCGCTCATGATGGCTACGAGGCCTTATCCCGAGCCAACTGGTTGCTTTATAGATGGGGAACCTTGTATCAGAACAAGCTTCAAGGTGCCGGCAAAGTGGCCTGGCAAAGACGATAAGGTCGCCCAGATGTATGTTGAGTGCCTGGAGCCCATGGTGGTCCGCCATAGGGATCCCGTCGTCCTGATCCACGGTGATTTTCACCATGGCATCGTAAGTCATTAAGTACTTAATAAACCGTTGATATGATCTTGGGCACTGACATGTTCCAATATAGGTTTGGTTCACAAAGCCCGATGGTAGCCCGGGCTGGGCTGCCTTTTTCCTCAAGAGAGGCTGTCGCGTGTATGTCGTTGACTTGCCGGGCAGCGGCCAGTCCTACATACCGAATGATTTCGATCTTTGTTCCGACTTCATGGATGCTGAACAGAAGATGAGCGAGAAGAGCGTTGAGAATCAACTTACTGCTCCCGAGAGGAACATCGTTGGAGGCACTGCCGCATGGCCAACTGCTGGTCTGCACAACAAGTGGCCCGGAGTGAGTTTTGTCCCAACTTCAGAGGCTTGGAGTCAATTTATCTAACAGCACAGCAGACTGGCCAGCGTGGTGACCCGGCCTTTGACGAGTATATGAAGTCTCAACAAGTTCTCTTTCTGCAAAAAGCGGTCCGTCAAAAGCTTGCTCAAAATGGCCTCTGCAGTCTTCTCAAGGCCATCGGAAAAGCAATCTTGAttggacaaggagctggatgTACAGCGGCCTGGCTTGCCGCCGATGCGATGCCGGAAATGGTTGCCAAGGTGGTTGCAATCGAGCCGGCTGGACCAcctgctgccaaggctcACATTAACCACCATGGGGGCCGAAAGTACAGCTCGTGGCTGAGCAGAGACGATAGCATGCGAAAGTACGGGCTTGCGGATGTTCCTTTGACCTTCAACCCGCCGGCAAAAGAGCCACCTCAGGGCCCTGCTCTGGATCTCGAAGTCCGCCAACATCCCAACAACTCGGGTTGCTATATGGCCCAGAAATACGTGCCAGGATGCGTGGTTCCCACAAAGGATGCGCCACTCAAGTATGGACAAGAATCTGTACCACAGCTGGTTCAGCTTAAACAGATGGATCACGCTGTTTTCACTGCTGAGGCGAGCTCTCATAGGATGTTTGACTGGGCT contains these protein-coding regions:
- a CDS encoding alpha/beta hydrolase family domain-containing protein, with protein sequence MALMMATRPYPEPTGCFIDGEPCIRTSFKVPAKWPGKDDKVAQMYVECLEPMVVRHRDPVVLIHGDFHHGIVWFTKPDGSPGWAAFFLKRGCRVYVVDLPGSGQSYIPNDFDLCSDFMDAEQKMSEKSVENQLTAPERNIVGGTAAWPTAGLHNKWPGTGQRGDPAFDEYMKSQQVLFLQKAVRQKLAQNGLCSLLKAIGKAILIGQGAGCTAAWLAADAMPEMVAKVVAIEPAGPPAAKAHINHHGGRKYSSWLSRDDSMRKYGLADVPLTFNPPAKEPPQGPALDLEVRQHPNNSGCYMAQKYVPGCVVPTKDAPLKYGQESVPQLVQLKQMDHAVFTAEASSHRMFDWATVMFMRQAGVSVDHFDLAQFGVTGNGHLMFLETNSDEIAAMVAGWTGMPGEYKPESYAVIDISQIHDQDEKQNQEQNQEQGQEQSQEQGHDKAPPQAVEAFEATQETSLKRPRGRDDDGDDNLPATKRLDANTGLQSPQAQTTESSTLASLSVEPQYIQPALLLQYNASYPSPECDEPLLLNEDALFAELIDFPAPQDELPAL